The following are encoded in a window of Verrucomicrobiota bacterium genomic DNA:
- a CDS encoding undecaprenyl/decaprenyl-phosphate alpha-N-acetylglucosaminyl 1-phosphate transferase produces the protein MRTYVAVYLGAFVLAMLITPRTARLARAAGVMDIPGVRRVHRDPTPRLGGIALVLATLIMLMIVLLVDNAIGRAFRGGQTQLIAVVVGSLLVLLAGTMDDIRGLSVSAKLAFEIAAALLVCALGVRIGSISVAGITLAFGWFSWPLTMLWIVGVTNALNLIDGIDGLAAGIALIACAATAFLAVYLGQPVMAVLMLALSGSLSGFLMFNFHPARVFLGDGGSLFLGFAIAAGSVMSATKSAALLGLGLPVLALAVPICDTFFSMLRRALTQRSIVAPDRGHIHHRLLKMGASQTQAAALIWLLTLAFTGVGVFMFVKRGMIPLLVYCCVAALLMAVFWIAGTLPLRQCLTHLRRRLRVNHEAKGQRRQYEQAALYFEEAASFDGWWRSACTAADQMGFTGLRMRWPCDDGSAQSLLWAQPGTEARADQTAHVRVPVLRQHLGPPVWLECDVAIGSSLESASRRMMLFSRLLEEYSPADLPSDGATPGSAGRKAGNSGGQDPRHAKPAHTQSATPR, from the coding sequence GTGAGAACCTACGTCGCCGTCTACCTTGGCGCGTTCGTGTTGGCGATGCTGATCACACCGCGCACCGCCCGCCTGGCTCGGGCAGCCGGCGTCATGGATATACCGGGCGTACGGCGTGTGCATCGTGATCCGACACCACGCCTCGGAGGCATCGCGCTCGTTCTGGCCACATTGATCATGCTCATGATTGTCCTGCTGGTTGACAACGCGATCGGCCGGGCATTTCGCGGCGGGCAGACTCAGCTCATCGCCGTGGTCGTGGGCAGCTTGCTGGTCCTCCTCGCCGGCACAATGGACGACATCCGTGGCCTGTCGGTCAGCGCGAAGCTGGCGTTCGAGATCGCCGCAGCGCTCCTGGTGTGCGCGCTCGGTGTCCGGATCGGCTCGATCAGCGTGGCCGGCATCACGCTGGCATTCGGCTGGTTCTCGTGGCCACTGACGATGCTGTGGATTGTCGGCGTCACCAATGCGCTCAATCTCATCGACGGCATCGACGGGCTGGCTGCGGGAATCGCGCTGATCGCCTGCGCGGCAACCGCCTTCCTTGCCGTGTATCTGGGCCAACCTGTCATGGCCGTGCTCATGCTGGCGCTCTCGGGCAGCTTGAGCGGCTTTCTGATGTTCAATTTCCACCCGGCCCGAGTCTTTCTGGGCGACGGCGGCAGCCTCTTCCTTGGCTTCGCCATCGCAGCCGGAAGCGTGATGTCCGCCACGAAATCAGCCGCATTACTCGGGCTGGGCCTGCCGGTGCTCGCGCTCGCCGTGCCGATTTGCGACACGTTCTTCAGCATGCTCCGGCGCGCACTGACGCAGCGGTCTATCGTCGCGCCTGATCGCGGCCACATTCACCACCGCCTTCTCAAGATGGGGGCAAGCCAGACCCAAGCCGCCGCATTGATCTGGCTTCTGACGTTGGCGTTCACAGGAGTGGGTGTGTTCATGTTCGTCAAACGAGGGATGATCCCGCTGCTGGTCTATTGCTGCGTTGCGGCCTTGCTCATGGCGGTCTTCTGGATTGCGGGGACACTGCCATTGCGCCAGTGCCTCACCCACCTGAGACGGCGGCTCAGAGTCAACCATGAAGCCAAGGGCCAAAGGCGACAGTACGAGCAGGCCGCCCTCTACTTCGAAGAGGCCGCATCGTTCGACGGCTGGTGGAGATCGGCATGCACGGCGGCCGACCAGATGGGCTTCACCGGGCTGCGGATGCGGTGGCCGTGCGACGACGGCTCAGCGCAGTCGCTGCTCTGGGCACAGCCGGGAACCGAGGCCCGAGCCGATCAGACGGCCCACGTGCGTGTGCCCGTTCTCCGACAGCACCTCGGTCCGCCCGTCTGGCTCGAATGTGACGTGGCAATAGGCAGCTCGCTCGAGTCGGCCAGCCGGCGGATGATGCTCTTCAGCCGACTACTCGAGGAGTACAGCCCGGCTGATCTCCCCAGCGACGGTGCAACGCCCGGCAGCGCGGGGCGGAAGGCTGGAAACTCGGGCGGCCAAGATCCTCGACATGCGAAACCGGCGCACACTCAGAGCGCAACGCCGCGGTGA
- a CDS encoding right-handed parallel beta-helix repeat-containing protein — protein sequence MCQSSRWAALCLATVIALLVLVVPEARSFVVDLNVEDEAGNPVQGFRWLAEIDPTHQVTPGVPWDGTPDALLSIGIHKAYAPVANSGHSDTDGASIDLPDGHNFLISVLPDSGEHAMNGIRVTDGQDAATAVVNTLPVPTAQVSVYVFHDNRPVNNAPDLGAEAGLEGFSCTLTDQAGQQMADAFGNMIGTTYMKNPDGTFILDGDGSPVIHMEGTGVVLTDANGEALIKNLAPGKYGVVVSPPYGETWIQTTTIEGGPLIDAWVASAEPAYLGEFGYFFWHTFYGFVQPMEFPEPEGGTVGTIAGTLYYIHEQRPPLPRGNLSGRAVEEGWVALNDLSANDQQVYAGPADENGYFQIDNVPPGTYQLVAWDRNMDVIIGFRTVIVPAAGGLVDLGQVAQWAWFGFFEGSVFIDANQNGYRDPGEMGIPEQAINIRFIDGSLYQITPTDMMGEYSFAEVFPFFYWLVTEVDFARYKATGATFITDDGGVVAPGEVLNAQEQPDVNPNTGDNLSRTDVGVVLTQAMLLYAGQTNKADWGKWNYAIGENGGISGIVYYATTRAEDDPRFAAGEPWEIGLPRVQVNLYADWNNDQKADDVNDDGEVAYADVDNFPFDWSAGGGKGDEDTDHNGNGVFDPGDAIQVVWTDSWDDSLPDGIGPPQLADGYPVMSGAETYATWNQQRPGVFNGGYAFDSYFPGGMPSVTPGVPPTDEPVEGLPSPRYYVVECVPPPHYLILSEEHKNVDFGDSYIPYESGGPGILAAAAGPILGVDPPICVGDLHPIPPYLTLFPDQMIEAPWASDMRPKSDRKLVFLSQAKNAACDFFCLTEVPKGGLIWGWVTNDVLYENDPTSPSFGTNFALAYLPVSIQDFAGHEIARVYTDQWGKYTCLVPSTYTVSVPNPTGVSPNVLIISLNDPGPIPDPDNPGETMFDPWYNPGYGRTTYRFEFFPGKTTRLDTPVLPIGAFMANRTPVDVEPPTGTPVIYSVQGPNGGPFIPNTPPLLVLQQLLRTTKVSTSPLLRKLIAAVLAPNRRIMIRSVGIIQVPNPDYDPDDPASTTTVPRDYGFGNETGTVTLDGVALPVASWADDIVEVDVPTGRTTGQLMLTTAGGVSTRIGVTLHIGGSAIQVNAGGSIQAAIDAAVNGQIILVAPGTYKENLFLWKPVKLQGWGAPSTRIQAGPVPPDEDNLWGEKLQWLLDTGKVNLLPGQQLDYFRDRTAGITILGNAQPFTSPKPVPQPPYQVDGLTITGTAVGGGIYAVGYTKHVELSNNRLINCQGNYGGGIRSGTPTLLNATGDGYYSCHNEDMDIHHNEVFLNGAFVGAGGIALFNGTNYKVTENWIGGNFSLQYGGGIAHFGLSQGEIRNNVIFNNQAFDEGGGIMVTGELIPAGAPPGTLTQGAGNVIIDKNLIQGNLSGDDGGGIRTLLVNGEDVRAFPSAPSQWHTIWILNNLIVNNSAADAGGGISLDDTARAFVYHNTIACNDSTGTGVDTFGPAANENEPLPSTIPQVAGISSNVHSTGLQGAFGAGFEQTFSNPELRKNILWQNRSFYWDAAANGGWGGLAVNPAVLYWDLGVYNTLTPEMLEPQDCVLSELAARAPDGTIIGFYDASNMTSDPLLVEQYFNVHTATAIENAFGALVIDTFAPLGLLGDYHILESSPARDAVDTEGFGQFPDLLTDVDGDARPGVAGDVDVGADEYVAP from the coding sequence ATGTGTCAATCATCCCGATGGGCTGCACTGTGTCTTGCCACGGTGATCGCCCTCCTTGTTCTGGTCGTTCCCGAGGCGCGGTCCTTCGTGGTCGACCTGAACGTCGAGGACGAGGCCGGCAATCCGGTTCAAGGGTTCCGGTGGCTGGCGGAGATCGACCCGACGCATCAGGTCACGCCCGGCGTGCCCTGGGACGGCACGCCGGACGCCTTGTTGTCGATCGGCATCCATAAGGCCTACGCGCCCGTGGCCAACAGCGGCCACTCGGACACCGACGGGGCCTCGATCGATCTGCCCGACGGCCACAACTTTCTCATCTCCGTGCTGCCCGATTCGGGCGAACACGCCATGAACGGGATCCGGGTCACGGACGGGCAGGACGCCGCAACGGCGGTCGTCAACACACTGCCGGTGCCGACTGCGCAGGTATCGGTCTACGTTTTTCACGATAACCGGCCCGTCAACAACGCGCCCGACCTCGGGGCCGAGGCAGGGCTCGAGGGCTTCTCGTGCACGCTGACCGACCAGGCGGGCCAGCAGATGGCGGACGCGTTCGGCAACATGATCGGCACCACGTACATGAAGAACCCGGACGGGACGTTCATACTCGATGGGGACGGCAGCCCCGTCATCCATATGGAGGGCACGGGCGTCGTGTTGACCGACGCCAACGGCGAGGCGCTCATCAAGAACCTGGCGCCGGGCAAATACGGCGTCGTGGTGAGCCCGCCGTATGGTGAGACGTGGATCCAGACCACGACGATCGAGGGCGGGCCGCTGATCGATGCCTGGGTCGCGTCGGCCGAGCCGGCGTACCTGGGCGAGTTCGGGTACTTCTTCTGGCACACATTCTATGGGTTCGTGCAGCCGATGGAGTTTCCCGAGCCCGAAGGCGGCACAGTCGGGACGATCGCGGGCACGCTGTACTACATTCACGAGCAGCGGCCGCCGCTGCCGCGAGGCAATCTCTCGGGCCGTGCCGTCGAGGAAGGTTGGGTCGCGCTCAACGACCTGAGCGCCAACGACCAACAGGTCTACGCCGGACCCGCCGATGAGAACGGCTACTTCCAGATCGACAACGTGCCGCCAGGCACCTATCAGCTCGTCGCGTGGGACCGCAACATGGACGTCATCATCGGCTTCCGCACGGTCATCGTGCCGGCCGCGGGCGGGCTTGTCGATCTGGGCCAGGTGGCCCAATGGGCTTGGTTCGGGTTCTTCGAGGGCAGCGTATTTATCGATGCGAACCAGAACGGGTACCGCGATCCGGGTGAGATGGGCATCCCCGAGCAGGCCATCAACATCCGGTTCATCGACGGCTCGCTCTACCAGATCACCCCGACGGACATGATGGGCGAGTACAGCTTTGCCGAGGTTTTTCCCTTCTTCTACTGGCTCGTTACCGAGGTGGATTTCGCCCGCTACAAGGCCACCGGCGCCACGTTCATCACCGACGACGGCGGCGTGGTCGCCCCCGGCGAAGTGCTCAATGCGCAGGAGCAGCCCGACGTCAACCCGAATACGGGCGACAATCTCTCACGCACGGACGTGGGCGTTGTGCTCACCCAAGCGATGCTCCTCTATGCCGGGCAGACCAACAAGGCCGACTGGGGCAAATGGAACTACGCCATCGGCGAGAATGGGGGCATTTCGGGCATCGTCTATTACGCCACCACGCGCGCCGAGGACGATCCACGCTTTGCCGCCGGCGAGCCATGGGAAATCGGGCTGCCTCGGGTGCAGGTCAACCTCTACGCCGACTGGAACAACGATCAGAAGGCTGATGACGTCAACGACGACGGCGAGGTTGCGTACGCCGATGTGGACAACTTCCCATTCGATTGGTCGGCGGGCGGCGGCAAGGGCGACGAGGACACGGACCACAACGGCAACGGCGTTTTCGACCCCGGAGACGCGATCCAGGTCGTCTGGACCGATAGCTGGGATGACAGCTTGCCCGACGGGATCGGACCGCCGCAGCTCGCCGACGGCTATCCTGTCATGAGCGGTGCCGAGACCTACGCGACGTGGAACCAGCAGCGTCCCGGTGTGTTCAACGGCGGCTACGCGTTTGACTCGTACTTCCCGGGCGGTATGCCGTCGGTGACGCCGGGCGTGCCGCCCACCGACGAGCCGGTCGAGGGCCTGCCGTCTCCGCGCTACTACGTCGTCGAGTGCGTGCCCCCCCCGCACTATCTCATACTGAGCGAGGAGCACAAGAACGTCGACTTCGGCGACAGCTACATCCCGTACGAGAGCGGTGGGCCGGGCATCCTGGCCGCGGCCGCCGGTCCGATACTCGGCGTGGACCCGCCGATCTGCGTCGGCGACTTGCACCCGATCCCACCGTATCTGACCCTGTTTCCCGATCAGATGATCGAGGCGCCGTGGGCGAGCGATATGCGGCCGAAGTCGGACCGCAAGCTGGTGTTCTTGAGTCAGGCCAAGAACGCCGCGTGCGACTTCTTCTGTCTGACCGAAGTGCCGAAGGGCGGGCTGATCTGGGGTTGGGTCACCAACGACGTGCTCTATGAGAACGATCCGACCAGCCCGAGCTTCGGCACCAACTTCGCTCTGGCGTACCTGCCGGTGTCGATCCAGGACTTCGCGGGCCACGAGATCGCTCGTGTCTACACGGATCAGTGGGGCAAGTACACGTGCTTGGTGCCTTCGACCTACACGGTGAGTGTGCCCAACCCGACCGGCGTGTCGCCAAATGTGCTCATCATCTCGCTTAACGATCCGGGGCCGATCCCGGATCCGGACAACCCGGGCGAAACGATGTTCGACCCGTGGTACAACCCCGGCTACGGCCGGACGACGTACCGGTTCGAGTTCTTCCCCGGCAAGACGACGCGGCTCGACACGCCCGTGTTGCCGATCGGCGCGTTCATGGCGAACCGGACGCCCGTCGACGTCGAGCCCCCGACCGGCACGCCTGTGATCTACTCGGTCCAGGGCCCCAATGGCGGACCGTTCATCCCCAACACGCCACCTTTGCTGGTGCTGCAGCAACTGCTTCGCACGACGAAGGTCTCCACATCACCGTTGCTCAGGAAGCTGATTGCCGCGGTGCTGGCGCCCAACAGGCGGATCATGATCCGCTCGGTCGGTATCATACAAGTGCCGAATCCGGACTACGATCCGGACGATCCGGCCAGCACGACGACGGTGCCGCGCGACTACGGGTTCGGCAACGAGACCGGCACGGTAACGCTGGACGGCGTTGCGCTGCCCGTTGCCTCCTGGGCCGACGATATCGTCGAGGTTGACGTGCCGACGGGGCGCACCACGGGCCAGTTGATGCTCACGACCGCGGGGGGTGTGAGCACGCGCATCGGCGTGACGCTCCATATCGGTGGTTCGGCCATCCAGGTCAACGCGGGCGGGTCTATCCAGGCGGCCATCGATGCCGCGGTCAATGGCCAGATCATCCTGGTGGCTCCCGGCACATACAAGGAGAACCTGTTCCTGTGGAAGCCCGTGAAGCTCCAGGGCTGGGGCGCGCCCTCGACGCGCATCCAGGCCGGGCCGGTTCCTCCGGATGAGGACAATCTATGGGGCGAGAAGCTCCAGTGGCTGCTCGACACGGGCAAGGTCAATCTGTTGCCCGGCCAGCAGCTCGATTACTTCCGCGATCGGACCGCGGGCATCACGATACTGGGCAATGCCCAGCCCTTCACGAGTCCGAAGCCGGTGCCGCAACCGCCGTACCAGGTCGACGGGCTGACGATCACGGGGACCGCTGTGGGCGGCGGCATCTACGCGGTCGGCTACACTAAGCATGTCGAGCTGAGCAACAACCGGCTCATCAACTGCCAGGGCAACTACGGCGGCGGCATCCGGTCCGGCACGCCGACGCTGCTCAACGCGACCGGTGACGGGTACTACTCGTGTCACAACGAAGACATGGACATCCACCACAACGAGGTGTTCCTCAACGGCGCCTTCGTCGGCGCAGGCGGCATCGCGCTGTTCAACGGCACCAACTACAAAGTGACCGAGAACTGGATCGGAGGCAACTTCTCGCTTCAGTACGGCGGTGGGATTGCCCACTTCGGGTTGAGCCAGGGAGAGATCCGCAACAACGTGATCTTCAACAATCAGGCCTTCGACGAGGGCGGCGGGATCATGGTCACCGGCGAGCTCATCCCGGCCGGCGCGCCGCCCGGCACGCTGACGCAGGGCGCGGGCAATGTCATCATCGACAAGAACCTGATTCAGGGCAACTTGTCGGGCGACGATGGCGGCGGTATCCGCACACTGCTCGTCAACGGGGAGGACGTCAGGGCGTTTCCGAGCGCGCCATCGCAATGGCACACGATCTGGATTCTCAACAACCTGATCGTGAACAACTCGGCGGCCGACGCGGGGGGCGGCATCTCACTCGACGATACGGCGCGGGCGTTTGTCTACCACAACACGATCGCGTGCAACGACAGCACAGGGACGGGCGTGGACACGTTCGGCCCCGCCGCGAATGAGAACGAGCCGCTGCCCAGTACGATCCCACAGGTGGCCGGCATCTCCTCCAATGTGCACAGCACGGGCTTGCAGGGCGCTTTCGGGGCCGGCTTCGAGCAGACGTTCTCGAATCCCGAGCTGCGCAAGAACATCCTGTGGCAGAACCGCTCCTTCTACTGGGACGCGGCGGCCAACGGCGGCTGGGGCGGTCTGGCCGTGAATCCTGCCGTGCTGTACTGGGACCTCGGTGTGTACAACACGCTGACGCCCGAGATGCTCGAGCCGCAGGACTGTGTGCTGAGCGAGCTTGCGGCTCGCGCACCGGACGGCACCATCATCGGCTTCTATGACGCGAGCAACATGACGAGCGACCCGCTGCTCGTCGAGCAGTATTTCAATGTGCACACGGCGACGGCGATCGAGAACGCCTTCGGCGCGCTTGTGATCGACACCTTCGCGCCGCTGGGCCTGCTGGGCGACTACCACATCCTGGAGTCGTCTCCGGCGAGGGACGCGGTCGACACCGAAGGCTTCGGCCAGTTCCCCGATCTGCTCACCGACGTTGACGGCGACGCCCGTCCAGGTGTGGCCGGAGACGTTGACGTGGGTGCGGATGAATACGTGGCCCCGTGA
- a CDS encoding multicopper oxidase domain-containing protein, which yields MMRRNTRPGNPAGWAFGLIAALVVFAAWPAGAAVFVQEPPDVDGVDTNSDGDPNNDNVYMHLAAGDGFVNMADGKLMYCFGFSDVTGTYDEMAMMQGMLAAEFPGPTIELREGDRFYLSLTNVGMMMRPDLFDPHTVHWHGFPEAASIFDGVPEASVSINMGSTFTYFYKVVEPGTYIYHCHVEATEHMQMGMLANLYVYPIQDMLPNNTPLGGGWVHHTGDAYAYNDGDGSTYYDVDYAIQLGSFDPDFHDASLSVQPLPFAMMRDRYAMLNGRGYPDTIVEAPLANSETGHLSQKLHSKITAAQGETILLRLSNLSVTEYFTVTALGIPMKVIGTGARQLRGPGGEDTGYWTTSVTLGGGETADVLLDTTDVEPGTYLFYTTNLKFLSNDQEDYGGMMTEIEITEP from the coding sequence ATGATGAGGCGCAACACAAGACCCGGGAACCCCGCCGGGTGGGCGTTCGGGTTGATCGCGGCTCTCGTCGTGTTCGCCGCGTGGCCGGCCGGCGCCGCCGTGTTTGTCCAGGAGCCGCCGGACGTCGATGGGGTGGATACCAACAGCGACGGCGACCCGAACAACGACAACGTCTACATGCACCTGGCAGCCGGCGACGGGTTTGTCAACATGGCCGACGGCAAGCTGATGTACTGCTTCGGCTTCTCGGACGTGACGGGCACGTATGACGAGATGGCCATGATGCAAGGCATGCTCGCCGCCGAGTTCCCCGGTCCGACCATCGAGCTGCGCGAGGGCGACCGGTTCTACCTGTCGTTGACGAACGTCGGCATGATGATGCGGCCCGACCTGTTCGATCCGCACACGGTACACTGGCACGGCTTCCCGGAGGCGGCGTCGATCTTCGATGGAGTGCCGGAGGCGTCGGTCTCAATCAACATGGGCTCGACGTTCACCTACTTCTATAAGGTGGTCGAGCCGGGCACGTACATCTACCACTGCCACGTCGAGGCGACCGAGCACATGCAGATGGGCATGCTGGCGAACCTGTACGTGTACCCCATCCAGGACATGCTGCCCAACAACACGCCGCTGGGTGGCGGGTGGGTGCATCACACCGGCGACGCGTACGCCTACAATGACGGCGACGGCTCGACCTATTACGACGTGGACTATGCGATCCAGCTCGGGTCGTTCGACCCGGACTTCCACGATGCGAGCTTGAGCGTACAACCGCTGCCGTTCGCCATGATGCGAGACCGCTACGCAATGCTCAACGGCCGCGGGTATCCGGACACGATCGTCGAGGCGCCGCTGGCCAATTCCGAGACGGGCCACCTGTCGCAAAAGCTGCACTCGAAGATCACGGCGGCGCAGGGCGAGACGATCCTGCTGCGGCTATCGAACCTGTCGGTGACCGAGTACTTCACCGTAACGGCGCTGGGCATTCCGATGAAGGTGATCGGCACGGGGGCGCGGCAGCTTCGCGGCCCGGGCGGAGAAGACACGGGCTATTGGACCACCTCGGTGACGTTGGGCGGAGGCGAGACAGCTGACGTGCTGCTGGACACCACGGACGTCGAGCCGGGCACGTACCTGTTCTATACGACCAACCTCAAGTTCCTGTCCAACGACCAGGAAGACTATGGCGGCATGATGACCGAGATCGAAATCACGGAGCCATGA
- a CDS encoding polysaccharide biosynthesis tyrosine autokinase, with amino-acid sequence MFHDQQDLRDQPPMRQVFGVLLTRRWLILGVLVVTVGATAFYTLSQPEVYRATARIMIEPRSPVVIEAQKSSRPGDADRDYYETQYRLLKDRELAKQVFFDLEAATRPEYAGVEDPVAAFMSGLYVAPLKKSRLVDVGYEHTDPVWATRVANTMVTTYIEQTQHRDFSASERMLIELTRQAQELEAKLQASHAALQQFTEETDLVAVDREDGPASTALTRLAYLEEAVTQAQIKRIALAAGYETTKRLQTTNNGAQGVAALFQSDGLRTLRIALAEAQQKRAELVQNYLPNHPAVQAVDSQIVALRESIAEEGERVLTTMGAEYERAKAEEQSLQEAYKTQRREVQAIGRFATRYAVLKMEAERSSRLYDVVLDRIKEINLVSEVERGGTNVVSIHEAIVPRHPVRPNKRGNLALACLGGLVLGAGLALSISRFDTSFKSKEDIESALNAPILGFVPAVRPRKRRGERCPEHVGLHDPRSAVAETFRAISVGMLRRSGGGLARRLVITSAVPKEGKSLIAINLAAALARSGERVLLVDADLRRAGLVKVFNLRIWATLSSYLRPDVEDVTFNEIVYSTGVPNLDILPCARPTANPVELLESPKMTRLIREAMNHYDRIVFDAPPCLGLADASVLAANADATLLVVRAFVTPRHLTERAREVIDSVAHNIIGVIVNDVDAERYGGYYGYGRYYGRADHYGRTEADTEDPGVGPPSERELKRLAARSKTTLSCESRPSLVQRHPGQERSTHTIPPHAAGKRTGNKTAGVGTSNTRGARPTPRAVVAERK; translated from the coding sequence ATGTTCCATGACCAGCAGGATCTTCGGGACCAACCGCCGATGCGCCAGGTTTTCGGCGTATTGCTGACGCGTCGTTGGCTGATACTCGGCGTGCTCGTGGTAACCGTCGGCGCAACAGCCTTCTACACGCTCTCCCAGCCGGAAGTCTATCGGGCAACGGCGCGCATCATGATTGAGCCTCGAAGCCCTGTCGTGATCGAAGCGCAAAAGTCATCCCGGCCCGGCGACGCCGACCGCGACTACTACGAGACGCAGTACCGCCTGCTCAAAGACCGGGAGTTGGCCAAGCAGGTCTTCTTCGACCTCGAGGCCGCCACAAGGCCGGAATACGCGGGTGTTGAGGATCCTGTGGCCGCGTTCATGAGTGGCCTCTACGTGGCGCCGCTCAAGAAGAGCCGGCTCGTCGACGTGGGATACGAGCACACCGATCCCGTGTGGGCGACGCGTGTGGCCAACACGATGGTCACGACGTACATCGAACAGACTCAGCACCGCGACTTCAGCGCCTCAGAGCGAATGCTGATCGAACTGACGAGACAAGCCCAGGAGCTGGAAGCCAAGTTACAGGCGAGTCATGCCGCGTTGCAGCAGTTCACCGAAGAGACTGATCTCGTCGCCGTTGATCGGGAAGACGGTCCGGCGAGCACCGCCTTGACCCGCCTGGCCTACTTGGAGGAAGCGGTCACCCAGGCGCAGATCAAGCGGATCGCCCTTGCCGCTGGATACGAAACGACAAAGCGGCTCCAGACCACAAACAACGGTGCGCAGGGGGTGGCTGCATTGTTCCAGAGCGACGGGCTCCGCACCCTGCGGATCGCACTCGCCGAGGCCCAGCAGAAGCGTGCGGAGCTCGTTCAGAACTACTTGCCGAATCATCCGGCCGTTCAGGCGGTCGACAGCCAGATTGTCGCGCTCAGGGAGAGCATTGCTGAGGAAGGTGAGCGCGTGCTCACAACGATGGGGGCCGAGTACGAGCGGGCCAAAGCCGAAGAGCAAAGCCTCCAGGAAGCCTACAAGACACAGCGGCGCGAGGTGCAGGCGATCGGGCGGTTCGCCACACGCTATGCCGTTCTGAAGATGGAGGCTGAACGCTCGAGCCGCCTCTACGATGTCGTCCTCGATCGAATCAAGGAGATCAATCTCGTCTCGGAAGTCGAGCGCGGTGGGACAAACGTCGTGTCCATCCACGAGGCCATCGTGCCGCGACACCCGGTCAGACCGAACAAGCGGGGCAATCTGGCGCTCGCCTGCCTTGGGGGTCTTGTCCTGGGTGCCGGCCTCGCCCTCTCGATCAGCCGGTTCGATACGTCCTTCAAGAGCAAGGAGGACATCGAGAGCGCCCTCAACGCGCCGATCCTCGGCTTCGTTCCCGCGGTGAGGCCGCGGAAGCGCCGCGGTGAGCGATGTCCCGAGCACGTCGGCTTGCACGATCCCCGATCCGCCGTCGCGGAGACGTTCCGGGCAATCTCCGTCGGTATGCTGCGACGCAGCGGTGGTGGACTGGCGCGGCGGTTGGTCATCACCAGCGCCGTTCCCAAGGAAGGCAAGAGCCTCATCGCCATCAACCTGGCCGCCGCGTTGGCCCGCAGCGGGGAGCGCGTGCTGCTCGTCGATGCCGACCTGCGAAGAGCCGGCCTTGTCAAGGTCTTCAACCTGCGCATCTGGGCAACGTTGTCGAGCTACCTGAGGCCCGACGTTGAGGACGTTACGTTCAACGAGATCGTGTACTCGACGGGCGTGCCGAACCTCGACATCCTTCCGTGCGCCCGCCCAACGGCGAATCCAGTCGAACTGCTTGAATCGCCGAAAATGACGCGCCTGATCCGCGAGGCGATGAATCACTACGACCGGATCGTTTTCGATGCCCCGCCATGCCTGGGTCTGGCCGACGCGAGTGTCCTTGCGGCAAACGCCGACGCGACGCTGCTCGTCGTGCGTGCCTTCGTCACGCCGCGCCACCTGACGGAGCGGGCGCGGGAGGTCATCGACAGCGTCGCCCACAACATCATCGGCGTCATCGTCAATGACGTCGATGCCGAGCGGTACGGCGGCTACTACGGCTATGGCCGCTATTACGGCCGGGCCGATCACTACGGGCGCACTGAGGCTGACACCGAGGACCCAGGCGTCGGGCCCCCCTCCGAACGGGAGCTCAAGCGACTCGCTGCCCGCTCGAAGACCACGTTGAGCTGCGAATCCAGGCCGTCACTCGTACAACGACACCCCGGACAAGAGCGCAGTACCCACACCATACCGCCCCACGCCGCCGGAAAGCGGACAGGTAACAAGACAGCCGGCGTCGGCACCAGCAACACCAGGGGCGCGCGACCTACACCGCGTGCAGTTGTCGCAGAGAGAAAATGA